One window of the Nicotiana tabacum cultivar K326 chromosome 4, ASM71507v2, whole genome shotgun sequence genome contains the following:
- the LOC107797207 gene encoding plastid division protein PDV1 — MKWEMEVYEIEAVLEKIWDLHDKLSDAIHSVSRAHFLNSVKSRCKSDENFYNHRSKRKPDLISDENPNNGDQVKAGYVFVKEFRVDDDDNAVHEAKSLNAIRTALEHLEDQLEFFHTLQNQQRAERDAALARLEQSRIILAMRLAEHQGKNYKFIEEAQSLVGDVCNASQFVSPENLYGPTSRPPGENFMVQKGKRSNALFNILFSSFNFIRKSLRVDQVGGILGNAALVAISMLALMHLQQAGSKEKYLLDLPLGQDVGYNRNMRKISQLEGSSSGLNLDVLSARG, encoded by the exons atgaaatgggaaatggaggTGTATGAAATCGAAGCTGTGCTCGAGAAAATCTGGGATTTACACGATAAGCTCAGCGATGCTATTCACTCCGTTTCTCGAGCTCACTTCCTCAATTCCGTCAAGTCTCGTTGTAAGTCCGATGAGAACTTCTACAATCACCGGTCTAAAAGGAAACCCGACCTAATTTCCGATGAAAACCCTAACAATGGAGATCAGGTGAAAGCCGGCTATGTTTTCGTTAAGGAGTTCCGTGTTGACGATGATGATAACGCCGTTCATGAGGCTAAGAGTCTCAACGCTATTCGTACCGCTCTTGAACACCTTGAGGACCAGCTCGAGTTCTTCCAT ACCTTGCAAAATCAGCAACGTGCAGAAAGGGATGCTGCACTTGCTCGCTTAGAGCAAAGCCGAATTATACTTGCAATGCGATTGGCTGAACATCAGGGTAAGAACTATAAATTCATTGAAGAAGCTCAGTCCTTGGTGGGAGATGTCTGTAACGCCAGTCAGTTTGTTTCTCCTGAAAATCTTTATGGTCCTACATCAAGACCCCCAGGTGAGAATTTCATGGTGCAGAAGGGGAAGAGATCAAATGCTCTATTCAATATACTCTTCTCTAGTTTTAATTTCATTAGGAAGTCTCTTAGAGTGGATCAAGTGGGTGGAATTTTGGGAAACGCGGCCCTCGTTGCAATCAGCATGCTTGCACTGATGCATCTGCAGCAAGCTGGTAGCAAGGAAAAATACCTTTTGGACCTCCCATTAGGACAAGATGTTGGCTACAACAGAAATATGAGAAAGATTTCTCAGCTTGAGGGGTCATCTTCCGGTCTAAATTTGGATGTGTTGTCAGCCAGGGGCTGA